In one Anas platyrhynchos isolate ZD024472 breed Pekin duck chromosome 8, IASCAAS_PekinDuck_T2T, whole genome shotgun sequence genomic region, the following are encoded:
- the GFI1 gene encoding zinc finger protein Gfi-1 isoform X1 produces MPRSFLVKSKKAHSYHQPRSADEDYGLRLETVLAQICADSKIPEGAGLCRTVLPDPEPSQRRFSPESHLTEAADGTSESAPSCEGSVCDRVSEFEDFWRPPSPSVSPASEQSVCPSLDEAPPFSVPFKPYAWSSLGGSELRHLVQSYRPCPTLERTSALGLFCERGSEPALYGAECSSSLGLYGDFGSPGPGLFERPPAAAPGLYAETQPGLQQEKGPGSIKVESDLLCRPLLISTGSYKCVKCSKVFSTPHGLEVHVRRSHSGTRPFACDMCGKTFGHAVSLEQHKAVHSQERSFDCKICGKSFKRSSTLSTHLLIHSDTRPYPCQYCGKRFHQKSDMKKHTFIHTGEKPHKCQVCGKAFSQSSNLITHSRKHTGFKPFGCDLCGKGFQRKVDLRRHRETQHGLK; encoded by the exons ATGCCGAGGTCCTTCCTGGTGAAGAGCAAGAAGGCGCACAGCTACCACCAGCCCCGCTCCGCCGACGAGGACTACGGCCTGCGGCTGGAGACGGTGCTGGCCCAGATCTGCGCAG ACAGCAAGATCCCCGAGGGCGCCGGGCTGTGCCGCACCGTCCTGCCCGACCCGGAGCCGTCCCAGCGCCGCTTCTCCCCGGAGTCCCACCTTACCGAGGCTGCCGATGGCACCTCCGAGTCAGCGCCCAGCTGCGAGGGCAGCGTCTGCGACAGGGTGTCCGAGTTCGAGGACTTCTGGAGGCCGCCCTCCCCCTCCGTCTCGCCAG CCTCAGAGCAATCTGTGTGTCCATCCCTGGATGAAGCACCCCCCTTCTCAGTGCCCTTCAAACCGTATGCGTGGAGCAGCCTGGGGGGCTCTGAGCTGAGGCACCTGGTACAAAGCTACAGGCCCTGCCCGACACTGGAGCGAACCTCAGCCCTGGGGCTCTTCTGTGAGCGCGGCTCCGAGCCTGCCCTCTATGGTGCGGAGTGTAGCTCTTCCCTCGGACTTTACGGTGACTTCGGCTCCCCGGGCCCAGGGCTGTTCGAGCGGCCTCCGGCAGCAGCGCCTGGACTCTATGCCGAGAcgcagcctgggctgcagcaggagaaggGGCCTGGCAGCATCAAAGTGGAGTCGGACCTCTTGTGCCGCCCATTGCTCATCAGCACTGGCTCTTACAAGTGTGTCAAGTGCAGCAAG GTCTTCTCCACACCGCATGGCCTTGAGGTACATGTGCGCCGCTCACACAGTGGCACAAGGCCCTTTGCCTGTGACATGTGTGGCAAGACCTTCGGCCATGCAGTCAGCCTGGAGCAGCACAAGGCCGTGCACTCGCAG GAACGTAGCTTTGATTGTAAGATCTGTGGCAAGAGTTTTAAGAGATCTTCTACTCTGTCCACCCACCTGCTCATCCACTCAGACACACGGCCCTATCCCTGCCAGTATTGCGGGAAGAGGTTCCACCAGAAATCTGATATGAAGAAACACACCTTCATTCACACAG GTGAGAAACCTCACAAGTGTCAGGTGTGTGGAAAAGCCTTTAGTCAGAGCTCCAACCTCATCACCCACAGTCGGAAGCACACAGGCTTCAAGCCCTTTGGCTGCGATCTGTGTGGCAAAGGCTTCCAAAGAAAGGTGGATTTACGGAGACACCGGGAGACACAGCATGGCCTGAAATGA
- the GFI1 gene encoding zinc finger protein Gfi-1 isoform X2, with amino-acid sequence MPRSFLVKSKKAHSYHQPRSADEDYGLRLETVLAQICADSKIPEGAGLCRTVLPDPEPSQRRFSPESHLTEAADGTSESAPSCEGSVCDRVSEFEDFWRPPSPSVSPASEQSVCPSLDEAPPFSVPFKPYAWSSLGGSELRHLVQSYRPCPTLERTSALGLFCERGSEPALYGAECSSSLGLYGDFGSPGPGLFERPPAAAPGLYAETQPGLQQEKGPGSIKVESDLLCRPLLISTGSYKCVKCSKVFSTPHGLEVHVRRSHSGTRPFACDMCGKTFGHAVSLEQHKAVHSQVRAWQAARMKIGGPGPDACFSQHWAGHKGNHRAVGT; translated from the exons ATGCCGAGGTCCTTCCTGGTGAAGAGCAAGAAGGCGCACAGCTACCACCAGCCCCGCTCCGCCGACGAGGACTACGGCCTGCGGCTGGAGACGGTGCTGGCCCAGATCTGCGCAG ACAGCAAGATCCCCGAGGGCGCCGGGCTGTGCCGCACCGTCCTGCCCGACCCGGAGCCGTCCCAGCGCCGCTTCTCCCCGGAGTCCCACCTTACCGAGGCTGCCGATGGCACCTCCGAGTCAGCGCCCAGCTGCGAGGGCAGCGTCTGCGACAGGGTGTCCGAGTTCGAGGACTTCTGGAGGCCGCCCTCCCCCTCCGTCTCGCCAG CCTCAGAGCAATCTGTGTGTCCATCCCTGGATGAAGCACCCCCCTTCTCAGTGCCCTTCAAACCGTATGCGTGGAGCAGCCTGGGGGGCTCTGAGCTGAGGCACCTGGTACAAAGCTACAGGCCCTGCCCGACACTGGAGCGAACCTCAGCCCTGGGGCTCTTCTGTGAGCGCGGCTCCGAGCCTGCCCTCTATGGTGCGGAGTGTAGCTCTTCCCTCGGACTTTACGGTGACTTCGGCTCCCCGGGCCCAGGGCTGTTCGAGCGGCCTCCGGCAGCAGCGCCTGGACTCTATGCCGAGAcgcagcctgggctgcagcaggagaaggGGCCTGGCAGCATCAAAGTGGAGTCGGACCTCTTGTGCCGCCCATTGCTCATCAGCACTGGCTCTTACAAGTGTGTCAAGTGCAGCAAG GTCTTCTCCACACCGCATGGCCTTGAGGTACATGTGCGCCGCTCACACAGTGGCACAAGGCCCTTTGCCTGTGACATGTGTGGCAAGACCTTCGGCCATGCAGTCAGCCTGGAGCAGCACAAGGCCGTGCACTCGCAGGTGAGAGCGTGGCAAGCAGCCAGGATGAAAATTGGAGGGCCAGGGCCAGATGCTTGCTTCAGCCAGCACTGGGCAGGCCACAAAGGCAATCACAGGGCAGTAG GAACGTAG